The following are encoded together in the Drosophila willistoni isolate 14030-0811.24 unplaced genomic scaffold, UCI_dwil_1.1 Seg169, whole genome shotgun sequence genome:
- the LOC124460952 gene encoding uncharacterized protein LOC124460952, protein MAWKKFVSICDKLIQFEVDAHVTSLSEVSVFTLQVRRDRVQALWEKVEQEYEKCEALTDGKDDNSEDLARQAKYDKCYQVYERCTARLNELIHEGSAPTPPNRHAPTSAPAERGCRLPPIDTEPSSKALQDHQNALQASIRAFEHCGLPVTTWGSMFVFFCSIKLPKNTLSLWEQSLGDKTAIPEWQMMDDFLTERFRTLEAVENTTALAISVPTPKPPRNPLPSTRKANTFEAKVTTKPKSCDLSMKENQVRRCPRFLPMTVPERVAYIKKKSLCLNCFARGHQVKDCPSQHNCFTCKGRHNTLLHKDARTENNPTPVPAQPSSHNIVRTYFTSEARSSRDKLLGTAIVDFWHKGTTYASRALLDPASEANFLSERMFRLMKLPFQTVRAEVTGINGKVNRTLKVCHISIRSSHGPPVQIEIEAFVLSQVADYLPSCTMAQATREGMPNIPLADPSFSLKAKIDLLLGIEVIPAVTVSGIQTEVISGPLQGVPVSSCAAFTTRVAVS, encoded by the exons ATGGCTTGGAAAAAGTTTGTTTCCATTTGCGATAAACTAATTCAGTTTGAAGTCGACGCCCACGTCACTTCACTGTCCGAGGTCAGCGTATTTACGCTCCAAGTCCGTCGTGATCGAGTTCAAGCGTTGTGGGAGAAGGTCGAGCAGGAATATGAGAAATGCGAGGCACTCACAGATGGTAAAGACGATAACTCTGAAGATTTAGCCAGGCAAgctaaatatgacaaatgctATCAAGTTTACGAGCGATGCACGGCTCGATTAAACGAGCTTATCCATGAAGGGTCTGCTCCTACTCCTCCGAACCGTCATGCGCCTACCTCTGCACCAGCAGAACGAGGCTGTCGATTGCCACCCATTGACACAGAA CCATCATCAAAAGCattacaggatcatcagaatgCTCTGCAGGCATCCATTCGCGCTTTTGAGCACTGTGGCCTGCCAGTAACCACTTGGGGAAGCatgttcgtatttttctgttccatcaaattgccaaagaatACCCTTTCATTATGGGAACAATCTCTGGGAGACAAGACTGCCATTCCAGAGTGGCAAATGATGGACGATTTCCTCACTGAGCGGTTCCGTACGCTCGAAGCAGTGGAAAATACAACTGCACTGGCTATTTCGGTTCCCACACCGAAACCTCCACGAAATCCGCTTCCATCCACGCGAAAGGCTAATACATTTGAAGCCAAGGtgaccaccaaaccaaaatcctgTGATCTCTCTATGAAGGAGAATCAGGTGCGTCGATGTCCCCGCTTCCTTCCGATGACGGTGCCAGAGAGGGtggcatacataaagaaaaagtccctttgtctgaactgtttcgcaagaggacatcaagtaaaagattGTCCGAGTCAGCACAATTGCTTCACGTGTAAGGGGCGTCACAATACGCTCTTGCACAAGGACGCCCGAACGGAGAATAATCCAACGCCGGTCCCAGCTCAGCCCAGTTCGCACAATATTGTCCGGACTTACTTTACCTCTGAGGCAAGGTCCTCACGAGATAAGTTGCTAGGTACAGCCATCGTGGACTTTTGGCACAAGGGCACTACTTATGCTTCACGGGCGCTATTAGACCCGGCATCGGAAGCCAATTTCCTATCCGAAAGAATGTTCCGACTCATGAagttaccattccaaactGTCAG GGCCGAAGTGACAGGCATTAACGGAAAGGTCAATAGAACCTTGAAGGTCTGTCATATAAGCATTCGGTCATCGCATGGACCTCCAGTCCAGATAGAGATAGAAGCTTTTGTCTTGTCCCAAGTTGCTGATTATTTGCCGTCATGTACGATGGCCCAAGCCACACGGGAAGGAATGCCTAATATTCCTCTAGCCGACCCCTCCTTTAGTTTAAAGGCGAAGATCGATCTACTTCTTGGCATTGAAGTCATACCAGCGGTGACCGTTTCCGGCATCCAGACCGAAGTCATTTCAGGCCCGTTGCAAGGGGTCCCCGTTAGTTCGTGTGCCGCGTTCACCACGAGGGTCGCTGTTAGCTGA